The proteins below are encoded in one region of Phaseolus vulgaris cultivar G19833 chromosome 1, P. vulgaris v2.0, whole genome shotgun sequence:
- the LOC137815846 gene encoding secreted RxLR effector protein 161-like, whose protein sequence is MIGDFKHIMMKEFEMTDLGLMSYFLGIEVIQGDDGIFIHERKFAEFLKKFKMKDSNSVKTPIETGIKLTKEGYGQTVDATYFKQIVGSLRYLTCTRPDICYVVGLISRYMELPRQVHLQVVKRIMRYIKGTTAFGLFYSSSKKIEIVRYSDSDWGGDSYERKSTSGNCFMIGKTVCLWSSKKQSIVALSTCEAEYVAAAASACQSVWLSNIMTQIEDQIADIFTKPLKIDVFIKLRDILGMKVVPNQN, encoded by the exons ATGATTGGTGATTTCAAGCATATCATGATGAAGGAATTTGAGATGACTGATCTCGGTCTTATGTCCTACTTTTTGGGCATTGAAGTCATCCAAGGAGATGATGGAATCTTCATTCATGAGAGGAAATTTGCTGAGTTTTTAAAGAAGTTTAAGATGAAGGATTCAAACTCAGTTAAGACTCCAATTGAAACTGGAATTAAGCTCACGAAGGAAGGTTATGGACAAACTGTAGATGCAACATACTTTAAGCAGATTGTTGGGAGCCTTAGATATCTCACGTGTACTAGACCCGACATATGTTATGTTGTGGGATTGATCAGTCGATACATGGAGTTACCTCGACAAGTTCATTTACAAGTTGTAAAGAGAATTATGCGCTACATCAAAGGTACTACAGCTTTTGGTCTATTTTACTCTTCATCTAAGAAGATTGAGATCGTCAGATACTCAGACAGTGATTGGGGTGGAGATTCATACGAGAGGAAGAGCACTAGTGGTAATTGTTTTATGATCGGAAAGACTGTTTGCTTGTGGTCATCAAAGAAACAGTCAATTGTTGCATTATCTACTTGTGAAGCTGAGTATGTAGCAGCAGCAGCAAGTGCTTGTCAATCAGTTTGGCTTagcaatatcatgactcaaattg AAGATCAGATTGCAGATattttcactaagccattgaagaTCGATGTTTTCATCAAGTTAAGAGATATTTTGGGTAtgaaggttgttccaaatcagaattaa
- the LOC137815329 gene encoding uncharacterized protein, with protein sequence MKKIPTNKNSSSATYPPSHPGLETSNPKGIPSPFPHPPPSAPQPSIKCVPLPPTTASQPRTLKVRICSKSHTNFAPTFIVQLPITPQFDSHPPHQYVHVPVPTIPGISYVYSDNKEEENKEAKMQAHQQRPTARKRAWLVDIIDEQGKRNKK encoded by the exons ATGAAGAAAATACCAACCAACAAGAATAGTTCATCTGCAACTTATCCTCCATCTCATCCAG GACTTGAAACAAGTAATCCTAAAGGTATTCCATCTCCATTTCCCCATCCACCTCCATCTGCACCTCAACCAAGTATTAAATGTGTTCCCCTTCCACCTACAACCGCATCTCAGCCAA GAACCTTGAAAGTTAGGATATGTTCAAAAAGTCATACTAACTTTGCTCCTACATTCATTGTTCAACTGCCAATAACACCTCAATTTGATTCTCATCCACCACATCAATATGTACATGTACCTGTACCAACAATACCTGGTATATCATATGTATATTCAGATAATAAAGAGGAAGAAAACAAGGAAGCTAAGATGCAAGCACATCAACAAAGGCCTACAGCCCGCAAAAGAGCATGGCTCGTTGATATCATTG ATGAGCAaggaaagagaaacaaaaaatag
- the LOC137813893 gene encoding 70 kDa peptidyl-prolyl isomerase-like — protein MPMANSHQNQLKTEDSEFPFKEIGNEGLTKRILRKGVTWQTPLSGDEVEVHFRGHVENGASLESSYDKGSTFRFKLGQCEVIKGWDEGVATMKKGERAIFKIPPNLAYGEEGSPPLIPPNATLIYDIEMLTWSTIRDLTGDGGIMKKLTREGEGWATPREADEVLVKYEARLENGMLVSKSDQGVEFNVSDGYLCPAMSIAVKTMRKGEVADLAVRLFYGHSQNSNMITELDGVPPPDSNLTSIKLELVSWKIVTDVTGDKKIMKKIKKVGEGFDRPNEGSQVKVIYLCKGEDDTIIERKGSEEEPFEFTTQEEQVPEGLERAIMTMKKAEQALVTVDAEYLCGCNNSQGNTENHKVLYYEVELVDFVKEKPFWKMDTQEKIEACERKKYDGNLLFKAENFMHASKKYEKAVKYIEFDHSFSEDEKHRSNTLRLSCNLNNAACKLKLGEYIEASRLCTKVLEQDPLNIKALYRRSQAYVKTSDLEKAEADIKRALTIDPNNRDIKLEYKELKLKQKEYSRYEAGIFSTMVSRMS, from the exons ATGCCAATGGCAAATTCTCATCAAAATCAACTCAAAACTGAAGACTCAGAATTCCCTTTCAAGGAAATTGGAAATGAAGGTCTCACAAAGCGGATTCTCAGAAAAGGAGTCACTTGGCAAACTCCATTATCTGGAGATGAAGTGGAAG TTCATTTCAGAGGACATGTTGAGAATGGAGCATCTCTTGAATCCAGTTATGATAAAGGGTCCACCTTTCGTTTCAAATTAGGCCAGT GTGAAGTTATCAAAGGCTGGGATGAAGGAGTTGCCACCATGAAGAAAGGAGAGAGAGCAATCTTCAAAATACCACCTAACTTGGCATATGGGGAAGAAGGGTCTCCTCCATTGATTCCTCCAAATGCAACTCTCATTTATGACATTGAAATGCTGACTTGGAGCACCATAAGGGATTTGACTGGAGATGGAGGAATCATGAAAAAGCTAACAAGAGAGGGAGAAGGGTGGGCAACTCCCAGAGAGGCTGATGAGGTGCTAG TGAAATATGAAGCAAGGCTGGAGAATGGGATGCTTGTCTCAAAGTCTGATCAGGGAGTGGAGTTTAATGTAAGTGATG GCTATCTATGTCCTGCTATGAGTATAGCAGTAAAGACAATGAGAAAGGGCGAAGTGGCAGACTTAGCAGTGAGATTATTTT ACGGGCACAGtcaaaattcaaatatgatCACTGAGCTAGATGGTGTTCCTCCACCAGATTCTAATTTAACTAGTATCAAGCTTGAGCTGGTATCATGGAAAATTGTTACTGATGTCACAGGAGACaagaagataatgaaaaaaattaagaaagtgGGTGAGGGGTTTGATCGTCCTAACGAGGGATCCCAAGTGAAAG TGATATATTTGTGTAAAGGGGAAGATGATACGATTATTGAGAGGAAAGGATCAGAGGAAGAACCTTTTGAGTTTACAACTCAGGAAG AACAAGTACCCGAGGGTCTAGAAAGAGCAATAATGACAATGAAGAAAGCAGAACAAGCTCTTGTAACCGTCGATGCAGAATACTTGTGCGGCTGTAATAATTCACAGGGAAACACAGAAAATCATAAAGTCCTTTATTATGAAGTTGAGTTGGTTGATTTTGTTAAG GAAAAACCATTTTGGAAAATGGACACACAAGAGAAAATAGAAGCTTGTGAGAGGAAGAAGTATGATGGAAATCTGCTGTTCAAAGCTGAAAATTTCATGCACGCATCTAAGAAATATGAAAAG GCTGTAAAGTACATTGAGTTTGATCACTCATTCAGTGAAGATGAGAAGCATCGCTCTAATACCTTACGTTTATCCTGTAACTTGAACAATGCTGCCTGTAAACTTAAATTGGGAGAGTACATTGAAGCTTCAAGACTATGCACAAAG GTTCTAGAACAAGACCCTTTAAATATCAAGGCTCTTTATAGAAGAAGCCAAGCATACGTGAAAACATCAGACTTGGAGAAAGCTGAGGCTGACATTAAAAGAGCTTTGACTATTGATCCAAATAACAG AGACATTAAACTTGAGTACAAAGAGCTGAAACTTAAGCAAAAGGAATACAGTAGATATGAAGCTGGCATCTTCAGCACAATGGTTTCAAGAATGAGCTAG